Proteins co-encoded in one Papaver somniferum cultivar HN1 chromosome 5, ASM357369v1, whole genome shotgun sequence genomic window:
- the LOC113281131 gene encoding RINT1-like protein MAG2 has product MDPRNNLPSLSEISPSLLSFLSDNFQNRGDLLKAPDLVSELQKQCSDLDHNLNDLNHKLEKSIVSFASHSEQLGSLFNVINLKLNHLQSLEFLSGSSTGGEEDSGRVKHILGEELPALAKEVARVETVRSYAETALKLDTLVGDIEDAVSSTMTRNLRKSPPGTSSEETRLLAIKSLKLTEDILITAAKSRPQWRRLVHAVDHRVDRALAVLRPQAIADHRSLLTSLGWPPTLSNSKSVNIGKSSAVLNPLFTMHGDLKNQYCENFLALCGLQELQSRRKSRQLEGHYHEIAMRHPLWAIEELVNPISLASEHHFKKWVEKPEFIFALVYKITRDFVDSMDELLQPLVDEARLVGYSCREEWISAMVTSLLMYLAKDVFPVYIGQLDADNVNGVPSQAKFSIMHLVDLMISFDKRVQTLVADSGVLNSIRDEESYRRISTMSIFCDRPDWLELWAEIELGDTLRKVRLDMGDERNWKNKVQGALLVSGSESYKSPAIAAATLRHLSAMIDRCRPLPSISLRARFIRLACAPLLREFLDCLLQKCQEAEGLTALAGDDGLIKVANSVNAARYCESVMKDWCDDLFFLEMTLDQGDEAIIGVDEDTSGLGGGIFNEEIGKFEEFRKDWTEKISTVVLRGFDARCREYMKNKKQWQEKEEGWNVSKLFVGALDYLQGKISKLEEGLNEIDFVVAWRSLATGVDHLVFNGVLMSKAKFYNGGVERFGGDLDVLFGVFRAWCLRPEGFFPKVSEGLKLLKMKEDQLKVGTEGIERWLKEKQIRHLGVPEAERIVKNRIFKS; this is encoded by the exons ATGGATCCAAGAAACAATCTCCCTTCATTATCAGAGATTTCTCCATCTTTACTTTCCTTTCTCAGTGACAATTTTCAAAATAGAGGTGATTTATTAAAAGCTCCAGATCTTGTCTCCGAATTGCAAAAGCAATGTTCTGATTTGGATCATAACTTGAACGATCTAAATCATAAACTCGAGAAAAGTATTGTTTCATTCGCATCACATTCGGAACAATTAGGGAGTCTTTTCAATGTAATCAATCTCAAGTTAAACCATCTTCAGTCTTTAGAGTTCCTTTCTGGATCTTCTACAG gaggagaagaagattctGGGAGGGTGAAGCACATATTAGGGGAGGAGTTGCCAGCGCTGGCGAAAGAAGTGGCAAGAGTAGAAACTGTTCGCTCTTACGCAG AGACAGCATTGAAACTTGACACTCTAGTTGGGGACATTGAAGATGCAGTCTCCTCTACCATGACAAGAAACCTAAGGAAGTCGCCCCCTGGGACCAGTTCAGAA GAAACACGATTGCTTGCCattaaatctctcaaactcaCAGAGGACATACTGATTACTGCTGCAAAATCACGGCCTCAGTGGAGACGTCTTGTCCACGCAGTTGATCACAGAGTGGATCGAGCTTTAGCTGTTTTAAGGCCCCAGGCAATAGCAGATCATCGATCCCTTCTTACTTCTCTTGGATGGCCACCAACTCTTTCCAACTCCAAAAGTGTGAACATAGGGAAATCAAGTGCGGTTCTGAACCCTCTTTTCACGATGCATGGTGACTTGAAAAACCAGTACTGTGAAAATTTTCTTGCTTTGTGCGGTCTACAGGAGTTACAGAGCCGAAGAAAGTCTCGGCAACTTGAGGGGCACTACCATGAAATTGCTATGCGCCATCCACTTTGGGCAATTGAAGAACTGGTAAATCCAATTTCATTGGCATCAGAACACCATTTCAAGAAGTGGGTTGAAAAGCCAGAATTTATTTTTGCTCTCGTTTATAAGATTACAAGGGATTTTGTTGATTCCATGGATGAGCTGTTGCAACCATTGGTTGATGAGGCAAGACTTGTTGGCTACAGTTGTAGAGAAGAATGGATTTCTGCAATGGTAACCTCCCTCCTGATGTACTTGGCGAAAGATGTCTTCCCTGTCTATATTGGTCAGTTGGATGCAGATAACGTCAATGGGGTTCCATCACAGGCTAAATTTTCGATCATGCATCTTGTAGATTTGATGATTTCTTTTGacaaacgagttcaaacccttgTAGCAGATTCTGGAGTTTTGAATTCAATCAGGGATGAAGAGAGTTATCGGAGGATCTCTACCATGTCCATCTTTTGTGATCGGCCAGACTGGCTTGAGTTATGGGCAGAAATAGAGCTTGGTGATACACTGCGTAAGGTGAGACTTGATATGGGGGACGAACGAAATTGGaaaaataaagtccaaggagCTTTGCTTGTGTCAGGGTCTGAGAGTTACAAATCTCCTGCAATTGCTGCTGCTACCCTTCGCCATTTATCAGCCATGATTGATCGTTGCAGGCCATTGCCAAGTATTTCTCTGAGAGCAAGATTTATAAGATTGGCATGTGCACCCCTTTTGAGGGAATTTCTTGATTGCTTACTTCAAAAGTGCCAAGAAGCGGAGGGGTTAACTGCCCTAGCGGGTGATGATGGCCTAATCAAGGTCGCAAATTCTGTTAATGCAGCTCGTTACTGCGAGTCTGTTATGAAGGACTGGTGTGACGATTTGTTCTTTCTTGAAATGACATTAGATCAGGGTGATGAAGCGATAATAGGAGTTGATGAGGACACTTCAGGCTTAGGTGGTGGTATTTTTAATGAAGAAATCGGAAAGTTTGAAGAATTTCGGAAAGACTGGACTGAAAAGATATCAACTGTTGTTTTGAGGGGATTTGATGCTAGGTGTAGAGAGTATATGAAGAATAAGAAGCAGTGGCAGGAAAAGGAGGAAGGATGGAATGTCTCCAAATTATTTGTCGGGGCTCTTGATTATCTGCAAGGAAAGATATCAAAGCTAGAAGAGGGTTTAAATGAGATTGATTTTGTTGTTGCATGGAGAAGTTTGGCCACTGGAGTTGATCATCTGGTTTTCAATGGTGTGTTGATGAGTAAGGCGAAGTTCTATAATGGTGGGGTGGAAAGATTTGGGGGCGACTTAGACGTCCTGTTTGGGGTTTTTAGGGCGTGGTGTTTGAGACCTGAAGGGTTTTTCCCGAAGGTGAGCGAGGGATTGAAGCTGTTGAAAATGAAGGAGGACCAGCTGAAAGTAGGTACTGAAGGAATTGAAAGATGGCTGAAAGAGAAACAGATAAGACATTTGGGTGTTCCGGAGGCAGAGAGGATTGTTAAGAACCGAATTTTTAAGAGTTAG